A single window of Gossypium hirsutum isolate 1008001.06 chromosome A10, Gossypium_hirsutum_v2.1, whole genome shotgun sequence DNA harbors:
- the LOC107920144 gene encoding eukaryotic initiation factor 4A-14, which translates to MAGLAPEGSQFDARQYDQKMTELLQTDGDDFFTSYDEVYDSFDAMGLQENLLRGIYAYGFEKPSAIQQRGIVPFCKGLDVIQQAQSGTGKTATFCSGILQQLDYAVVQCQALVLAPTRELAQQIEKVMRALGDYLGVKVHACVGGTSVREDQRILQSGVHVVVGTPGRVFDMLRRQSLRPDYIKMFVLDEADEMLSRGFKDQIYDIFQLLPAKIQVGVFSATMPPEALEITRKFMNKPVRILVKRDELTLEGIKQFYVNVEKEEWKLETLCDLYETLAITQSVIFVNTRRKVDWLTDKMRSRDHTVSATHGDMDQNTRDVIMREFRSGSSRVLITTDLLARGIDVQQVSLVINYDLPTQPENYLHRIGRSGRFGRKGVAINFVTTDDERMLFDIQKFYNVVIEELPSNVADLL; encoded by the exons ATGGCAGGCTTGGCACCAGAAGGATCCCAATTTGATGCTCGTCAATATGACCAGAAAATGACTGAGCT GCTCCAGACTGATGGAGATGACTTTTTCACAAGTTATGATGAAGTTTATGACAGTTTTGATGCAATGGGACTTCAAGAGAACCTTCTGAGGGGTATCTATGCATATG GTTTTGAGAAGCCTTCTGCCATTCAGCAAAGAGGAATTGTACCATTTTGCAAGGGTCTTGATGTGATTCAACAGGCACAATCCGGAACTGGGAAAACAGCGACTTTCTGCTCTGGAATTCTACAGCAACTTGACTATGCTGTAGTCCAATGCCAGGCTCTGGTTTTGGCACCCACAAGGGAGTTGGCACAACAGATTGAGAAGGTCATGCGAGCACTTGGTGATTACCTTGGTGTTAAGGTCCATGCTTGTGTTGGTGGGACAAGTGTTCGTGAGGATCAGCGCATTCTTCAAAGTGGTGTTCATGTTGTTGTTGGTACTCCTGGTCGTGTCTTTGACATGTTGAGAAGGCAGTCACTTCGTCCTGATTATATCAAGATGTTTGTCTTGGATGAGGCTGATGAGATGCTTTCCCGTGGTTTTAAGGATCAG ATCTATGATATCTTCCAGCTGCTTCCAGCCAAGATTCAGGTTGGAGTGTTTTCTGCCACAATGCCGCCGGAGGCCCTCGAGATTACTAGGAAATTTATGAATAAGCCTGTGAGAATTTTGGTAAAGCGTGATGAGCTAACCCTGGAGGGTATCAAGCAGTTTTATGTGAATGTTGAAAAGGAAGAGTGGAAGCTTGAAACTCTGTGTGATCTTTACGAGACCCTAGCCATTACCCAGAGTGTCATTTTTGTGAATACCAGGCGTAAGGTCGACTGGTTAACTGACAAGATGCGAAGCCGTGACCACACAGTGTCTGCCACCCATGGAGACATGGACCAGAATACTCGTGACGTTATCATGCGTGAATTCCGCTCTGGTTCATCTCGTGTTCTCATCACCACCGATCTCCTTGCTCGAGGTATTGACGTGCAGCAAGTCtctctagtcataaactatgatCTGCCTACTCAACCAGAAAACTACCTCCACCGTATTGGTCGAAGTGGAAGGTTTGGGAGAAAAGGTGTGGCCATCAACTTTGTGACTACAGATGATGAGAGGATGCTTTTTGACATCCAAAAGTTCTATAATGTGGTCATTGAGGAGCTGCCATCAAACGTTGCTGATCTCCTTTGA